The Corallococcus caeni region GACCCGCGCCCTCCCCGCCCGCTGGGGACGGTGGGAGGGCAGGGCGGCGCGCTCAGCCCTCGGCGGAAGGAGGGGAGCGGGGGGCGGCCGCGGCGTCCTCCATGGGGGCGGAGAGGCCGCCCAGCTCCTCGGCGAGCGCGGTGAGCACTTCCTGGGTGAAGACGATGCGGTCGCGGGGCATGCGGGCGAGCACGCGCTGCACGGCGGACTCGACGGTGCCCTCGGACGGGATGTCCAGCGCGCGGCCGGTGTCGGTGAGCGCGAAGAGGGCCTTGCGGCCGTCGAGCGGATCCGACTTGCGCTCCAGCAGGCCTCGCTTCTCCAGGCGCTTGAGCACCCCCGTGAGGGTGCTGGGGTGCACGTGGAGGATGTTGGCGAGCGTGCCGGCGGTGATGCCCGGGAAGCGCCCGACCAGCCGGATGACCAGCCGCTGCGGGCCGGTGAGCCCCAGCGTGGACTCCATCCGCTTGGACGTGGACTGCAGGCCATGGTCCACGGCCCACAGGAGGCGCATGAACTCCAGCACCTCGCCCAGCTGCTGGTGCGATCCCCGGGACTTGCTGCCCTCCGGGCCTGCCATCGACTCCGGGGCGTGTGTGTCCTTCATGGGCGCATCCTCCTTCAACTCCGGCCTCCCTGTCTTTCCGATGTGTTCCAAAGGTTGGGCGTGTCCTACCGCGTCGGCCTGTGGGTTCCAGCAAAATCCGGAAGGGGTGCTCGCGGCTGGACGGGGACGCCCGCCCGGAGGCCTTGGAAGGCGGCGACAAGGGCCGCCCCCCGGGCATGCCGGAGCCCGGGGGGGACCCTCATGAGCCTGACTCAAACCGTGGATTTCATGGGTTCGTGACGCTTCCCTCCCTTCCCGGCGGCGACCCGGCGGGGACCTGCTCCACCTTGAGCGTCGTGGGGCCGCTGAGGGCCAGGTGGGCCCTCAGCTTGAGGAACTTCTTCTTGCCGAAGCCCTTGACCCGGACCAGCTCCTCGACGCGACCGAAGGGCCGCTTCTTGCGGTGCTCGAGGATGCGCTGCGCCGCCTTCTCACCCACGCCCGGCAGCAGGTCCAGCTCCGCCGCCGTGGCTTCGTTCAAGTTGACCACCCCCACGTATTGCGTGCGCGAGCTGGCGGCCTCCGCACGCCCCGCTCCCATCAGCACGCAGCCCAACACCCACGCCCAGGCCCACTTCACGAGTGGCCCCCCACGCCCGTCTCCGTCCCCGCGTCGCCCGCGAAGCGTCCGCCCGCCGCCGTGTCGCGCTTCTCCGCCGCCTCGCGCACGTGCAGCTTCCCGTCGAGGGGCAGCACGTCCAGCAGCACGTTGAGCGAACCGTCCTTGTTCACGAACGCGCTGCCGGCGCGCACCCAGATGCTTCCGCCCTTGCCCTCGCGGATGGAGAACACCGCCAACCGCTTCCCCGCCATCAGCATCGACACGCTTCCCCCTTCAGAATCCCGCGCCACCACGGCCGGGGCACCTCGCTGGCTCGACCGCCTGAGGTCGCGTCGGGGCATGAGCAGTCCGCGTGCCAGCGGCGTGCTCCTCTGAGGTCGCGTCAGTGCACCGTGCGGCGGTGCGCGCGGCGTCCACGCACGGGGATGGGCGTGGATGCTCCAGCGCGTGTCTTGCGCGGTGAGAGACGTGGCCTGCCGAGAACGCACCGAGCTTCTGGGCTCGCATCAGGCAGTGGGGCCGGTCGAGTCGGGCGCGGCGGCACCGGTGCTGCATGGCGTTGGAGCAGTGGGGCTTTGACCTCTGACCGCGACACCTTTCCAGGAACCGCCATGAAGATGTCGCGCAAGAGGGGAGGCAGTACCGTAGGGACGCCTGAACGCTCGCGCGAACTGCTTGTTGTCGCGCCCGGCGACCAAGAGGTTTCAATGCTCGTCCACGACCTCAGTTCAATGATCGAGGCGGCTCGCCAGCAGGTCGCGGTCACCGCGAACGCCACGCTCACGACGCTGTACTGGCAAATAGGACATCGCGTCCTCACCGAGGTGACGGGTGGGCAGCGCGCGGAATACGGTGGCCAGATTGTCTCCGCAGTGGGGAGACAATTGGAGGCCCGCTACGGACGTGGCTTCGGCGAGAAGAACCTGCGCCGGATGGTGCAGTTCGCCACCGTGTTTCCCGACGCGGAGATTGTCGCAGCACTGCTGCGACAATTGGGGTGGACCCACTTCACCCTGCTGATTCCGCTCAGCGACCCGCTAAAGCGCGAGTTCTACGCCGAGATGTGCCGCGTCGAGCGATGGAGCACGCGCGAGCTGCGCCAGAAGATCGACAGCATGCTCTTCGAGCGCACGGCACTCTCCAAGAAGCCGGAGGAGTTCATTCGCGGGGAGCTCGCGGCGCTCCGCGAGAAGGGCGAACTCACGCCGACGCTCGTGTTCCAAGACCCATACATGCTCGATTTCCTCGAGCTCTCCGACACCTACAGTGAGAAGGATCTCGAGTCAGCCATCCTCCGCGAGATCGAGCGCTTCCTCCTCGAACTCGGAGTGGGCTTCGCCTTTGTCGAACGTCAGAAGCGCATCACTCTCGACGGCGACGACTACTACCTCGACCTGCTCTTCTTCCATCGGCGCATGCGAAGGCTCGTCGCCATCGAACTGAAGATCGGCGACTTCAAGCCCGCGGACTCCGGCCAGATGGAGCTCTACCTGCGGTGGCTCGATCGACACGAACGCCAGCCTGCCAAGCAGGCTCCGCTCGGAATCATCCTATGCGCGGGCAAGAAGCGCGAGACGGTCGAATACCTCGACCTCGACGCGCGTGGAATCCATGTCGCCGAGTACCTGACTGAATTGCCTCCGCGTGAGGTCCTCCAGGAACGCCTCCACCGTGCCATCGAGTCCGCGCGTGCAAGGCTCGAAATCAGGACAGGGGTCGATGTGGACGCAGCTTCGAGCACGCCGGCCGCGGCGACTCGAGGCCCGAAGCGGAAGCCCAAGGGGAGGAAGTGAAGGGCTCCAAGGTCACACGGCCCGCGCCTTGACGGGCCTGGGGTGACCTCCTGGAAGGACCGTGCCCTTGGGTGCCCAGGCCGGGCCTTCAAGAGGGAAGCCGGTGCGAGTCCTGGGCGGTCTGGCCGTCATCCGGAAAGAGTCTCAGCGCTCGCTGTCGAGCAGCTTCATCTGCTGCTCGGGGTAGCGGGTGCCGGCGATCGCCTCCTTGGGGAGGATGGCCTCGACGGCGGCCACGTCGTCGGACGACAGGGGCTTGTCGAGCGCGCCGAGCACGTCGAGCAGCTGTTTGCGCGTGCGTGCGCCGACCACGGGCACGAGCGCCGGTTGCTTCGCCAGCACCCACGCCACGGAGAGCTGCGCGGGCGTCATCCCGCGCTCCGCGGCGTATGCGTGGAAACGCGCGACGGCCGCTGCGTTGCGTTGGCCCGCCTCGCCACCAAAGCGGGGGTAGTGCAGGCGGACACCTTCCGCCTTCGCTCCCGTCAGCAGGCCGCGGGAGAGCACGCCGTACAGGGTCGCGCTCATGCCAAGCTCGGCGAGCGTGGGGAAGAGGGTCTTCTCCGGCTCGCGCGTGATGAGCGCGTACTCGATTTGAAGGTCGCTCAAGGGGTGCACCTTCGCCGCGCGGCGGATCGTCTCGGCACCCACCTCGGAGAGCCCGATGTTCCGCACGTAGCCGCCCTTCACCAACTCGGCGATCGCGCCCACTGTGTCTTCGATCGGCACGTTCGGGTCCAGCCGGGCGGGGCGATAGACGTCGAGGTAGTCGACGCCGAGCCGCCGCAAGCTGTACGTGACGAAGTTCTTCACCGCCGAGGGGCGCCCGTCGAAGCCCACGAAGGCGCCGTCCGGCCCCCGCATGGCTCCGAACTTCACCGAGAGCTGCACCTTGTCGCGCTGGCCCTCGATGGCGCGGCGAATGAGCAGTTCGTTGTGCCCGCTGGCGTAGAAGTCGGCGGTATCGAGCAGCGTCACGCCGCGCTCGATGGCCTCGCGGAGGGTGGCGACACTCTCGTTCTCATCGGACGGTCCGTACGCTCCGGACATGCCCATGCAGCCGAGGGCAATGGGAAACACCTGCGGGCCTGTCCTACCGAGTTGCGTCGTGCGGTGGGTGGGAGTCATGGCTTCCTCTCGTCCAACGGCTGGGCTATACGGAACATTGTTCCGGTCTGAATGGAGATATGCGGAACGTTGTTCCGTTTGTCAAGGCGATGAAGAAAACCAACAGAGCGGATGCCCAGCGCAACCTCGACGCGCTGCTCGAGGCGGCGAAGGCCGTGTTCGCCGAATCCGGAGTCGACGCGCCGGTACGCGAGATCGCGAGTCGCGCGGGCGTCGGCATCGCGACGGTGTATCGGCACTTTCCCCAGCGGGCTGATCTGATCGCCGCCGTGTACCGGCGCGAAATCGACGCATGCGCGGCCGAGGCCCAGGTGCTGGCACGCGAGCATGAGCCGTTCGAAGCGCTGACGCGGTGGCTTCATCGATTCACGAGCCTGATCGCCACCAAGCGAGGGCTTGCCGCGTCGCTCAATGCCCAGGATCCGGCGTATCAGGCGGTGCCGGCGTATTTCCGGGAGCACCTGGAGCCTGCGCTCCAGTCGCTGCTCGGCGCGGCGGCCGCGGCGGGTCAGGTGCGCAAGGACGTCGACGCGTACGAACTCCTGCGGGGCATAGGGAGTCTCTGCATTCCTGTCTCGGAGGTCGGCCCGGGCTACACCCGGAGAATGGTCGACCTGCTCATCGACGGACTGCGCTACGGCGCACGGCCCGCGCCTTGACGGGCCTGGGGTGACCTCCTAGAAGGGCCGGGCCCTTGGGTGCCCATGCCGGGCCTTCAAGAGGGAAGCCGGTGCGAGTCCGGCGCGGTCCCGCCACTGTGAACGGGTTGCCCTGAGGTCCAGGGCCGGAAGCCTCGGCTGTCACCACTTTCGCGTCAGCGGATGCGAAGGGAAGGTGGAGGGTTCCTTCCAGAAGGGCGCAGCGTGCGCCCACGTCTGGAGCCTGTCAGCCAGGAGACCTGCCCAGGGGTGCGGCAGCGGTGCTGCCGTCAAGCCTTCTCTCTTCGACGGAGGGAGCGGAAGGCGGAGCATGTGGCGCTCGCTTCTCGCCCGGACCGTCGTCGGTCTGGTGCTCAGCTTCCAGGGACGGGCCCAGGCCGGGCACGAGCCTCCTGCGCCCGACGAGCCGCCCCTCCCTGAGTTCGTCCTCCCCACCGTGGAGGTCATCGGCAAGGACGTCCCCGGGACTCCCGTCGACTCCGCCCAACGCCGTGACCCCACCGGCGCCATCACCGTCATCGACGCCCGTGAGCGCGCGGGGGAAGCACGCGACACGGCGGAGCTGCTCGGCGGATCCGCGAGCCTCGTGGTGCAGGACTCCGGCGGCTACGGCCAGAGCAAGAGCCTCGTGGTGCGCGGCGCGTCGTCCAATGGCGTGCTCGTGTTCCTGGATGGCATTCCGCTCAACGGCGCGGGCGGCGTCGCGGACCTGTCGCTCATCCCCGTCGCGCTGCTGGAGCGCATGGAGATCCTCCGCGGCGCGGCCGGAGCCCGCTACGGCGCGGGCGGGCTGGGCGGCGCGGTCAACCTCGTCACCCGCGCGCCTTCGTCGCGGCTGCTCTCCAGCGGCGAGGTCACCTACGGCAGCTTCGAGACCGTGATGGCCCACGTCGCCGCGTCGGGCGCGCTGCTCGACGGCCAGGCGCTGGTGCTGCTGCACGGTGGCCGCTCGCAGGGGGACTACAGCTACCGCGTCGACGAGCTGCCCGCGTTGGACGACAACCCGCTCACGCAGGAGGTGCGCACCCGCAATGACGCTCGTGGTGGCGGCGCGCTCCTGAAGTACCGGCACGGCCTGGACGGTGGCGGACGCGTGGACGTGCTGGCGGAGCTGTCCCTGGAGGACCGCGCGCTCGCGGGCACCGTGCAGAACCCCACCGTGTCCCGCCGCCAGGACCAGACGCGCCTGTCATTGGGCGCTCGCTGGGGACGGCCCTTCGGCGACACGGGCGAGGGCAGTGCTCGAGGCTTCTTCCGCCGCGACTGGCTGGACGTCACCGGCGGCACCACCGGCGTGGACTCCGGCGCGCAGCACTACACCGTGGGCGGCGTGGAGGTGGAGGGCCGCGCGGTGCTGGGACGCAACGCGCTCGCGGTCACGCTGGCTGGGTCTTCGGAGTCGGTCACGCAGGCGGTGGGTGGCCAGGCCGCGTCGTGGTGGCGCGCGAGCGTCATGGCCATGGACGAGCTGTCCCTGTTCTCCGAGCACCTGAAGCTGGTGCCTTCGCTGCGCGTGGAGCGCGTGGGGCACTACTCGCTCCTGTCGCCCAAGCTGGGCGCGAGCGTGGACCTGGGCCACGGCTTCGGCGTGCGCGCGAACGCGGGCCAGTCCCACCGCGCACCGTCGTTCCTGGAGCTCTACATCCGTCAGGGCCTGCTGCTCCCCAACCCGGAGCTCAAGCCCGAGCGCGCCCTGTCCGTGGACGCCGCGGCCCTGTGGCGCAACGACGTGTGGAGCGTCACCGCGGGCGGCTTCGCGGCGGTGTACGAGAACCTCATCGCCTACGAGCTTTACCCGCCCAACCTGGCCAGGCCCTACAACTTCGCCGCCGCTCGCGTGTGGGGCGCGGAGATGGAGGTGGAGGTCCGTCCTCGCGCGTGGCTCACCGCCACCAGCAGCCATGCGTGGACCCGCACGCAGAACCGCTACGGCGACCCTCGCTACTTCGGGAAGGAGCTGCCGTACCGGCCGCGTCACAAGTGGGTGGGGCGGCTGCGCGTGGGACCGGACTGGCTCAACGGTCGCACGGAGGTGCTCGTCCAGTCCGCGCAGTTGATCAACCGCGTCGGTGAGGCGCGCCTGTCCCTGCCTTCGCGCACCTGGGTGAGCGTGGGGGCCTCCAGCACCTTCCTGCACAAGCCCGACCTCACCGTGTCGTTCGACGTGAAGAACCTGCTCGATGCGCGGACCGCCGACTACACCGGCATGCCGCTGCCCGGCCGCGCCGCCTACGTCACGCTCTCCGTGGCGCTCGACCCTTCTCCCCCCGAGGCCTCCCATGTCGCGTCCCCTCCTTGATGCGCGGCTCGCGCTGCTGCTGTCGGTCCTGGCGGCGGTGGTCCTCACCGGCTGTCCGGAGGAGAAGGTCCTGTGCACGTCCGGCCTGAATGTCTGCGGCGCGGAATGCGTGGACCTCCAGGGCGACCCTTCGAACTGCGGCGCGTGTGGCGCGGCCTGCGGGGCAGGGGAGACGTGTCAGGCGGGCGTGTGTGGCTGCCAGCCGGGCACGGACGTCTGTGGTGATGCGTGCGTCGCGCTCGCGAGTGATGCGCTGAATTGTGGCGCTTGCGGCGCCGCGTGTCCTTCCGGCCAGGTGTGTGAGTCCGGCACCTGCCGCGAGGGCTGCTCCGCCGGTGCCGAGCGGTGCGGGGACAGCTGCGTCGTCCTCACGAATGATCCGCTCAACTGCGGCGCTTGCGGCGCGGTGTGCCCGGACGTGCAGTCCTGCCACGCGGGCCGGTGCATGTATGACGTGGTGACGGCCTGCTTCACCAACGGGCAGCTCGTCGGCATCCAGGCGGGGACGGACCGGATGGGGCCCCGGCGGCAGTTCGGCTCGGGCGTGCAGGCGCTGGCGGCGTGGGATGGCGTAGTGCTGGCGGCGGACGCGGCGCGCTCCGTGTTGTCGCAGGCTCCGGCGGGTGCGCTGGGGACGATGGTGGAAGAGGACTCGCTGGGCGCGGTGGCCGCTTCGCCCAATGACATCCTCGTGGCCCCTCCGTATGTGTATGTCCTCGACTCGGTGAACAACACGCTCCAGGTGCTCAAGCGGGAAGGGGCCGCGCAGGGCGGTGGGCTGGGATTGCGCACGGTGGGGCAGGTGAACCTGGGCGCGAACACCAGCCCGCAGGTCCTCACGAAGCGCGGCGACACGCTCTACATCCCGCTGTTCGGCACGGCCGGCTCCGACTTCCGGCAGGGCAATGCCGTGGCTCGCGTCAACGTGAGCGACCCGGAGCACCCCCGGCTCGTGGACACCGTCGCGCTCACCGGCCTGGACCTGAAGTCCTTCGACGGCGGGACGACGATGGCGCTGCCGTACGCGGCGGTGTCGGTGGACGCGGGAGTGTACGTGGCGCTCACCAACCTGAACCCCGCGAATGACTACCTGCCCAATGGCCCCGGGATGCTCGCGCGCATCGACCCGGCGGATGGCGGGGTGAAGGCCATCGACCTGGGCGCGAAGGACTGCCTCAACGCGGGCGACGTGCAGGCCGTGGGCGACCAGCTGGTGGTGAGCTGCCTGGGCGAGGCGGTGTTCGACACCGCGGGCGGCTACCGCGCGAAGGCCGTGCGCGCCACGGGGCTGGTGCTGGTGAAGGATGACAAGCCCGTGTCGTCGTATGCGCTGTCGCCGGGCTGCACCGGGGGGCCGGAGAACGGCTGTGACCTCGCGGTGGGCGGGCGGCTCGCGGTGGTGGGCAATGCCGTGTACGTCACGGACGTGAACGCGGGCCGCGTGTTCGTGGTGGAGGTGCGCGACGGCCGGCTCGTCGAGCGGCGCGGCAACTCCACGCCGGAGGCGAAGGGCCCCGCGCTGGATGCATGTCCGGTGGATGCTCGGCGCGGGGTGTCCAACGCCATCGACATCACCGCAGTGCCTTGAAGCGTTGCATTGACAAGCCTTGCCGTCCGCCATACTCCAGCGCGCGTCGTTGGTACGCCGCATCCGCACGATGTGGCGTTTAAAGGGAACCCGGTGTGAATCCGGGACTGCCCCGCAGCGGTGAGCAGGAACGAACGCCGTCCTCGCAAGCACTGGCCCTTCATTGGGCTGGGAAGCGACGGCCAGTAGGTGGGTGACCCGATGAGGGCTTCCCGCGCCTGTGAGTCCGAAGACCTGCCACGACCCATGCCCCCGGGCATGGCCAGACCGGAGCCTCCGAGGGGAGGTGACGGAGGTCTTCCGCTCGCGCGGCGTGTCGTGTCCTGACGTGTCCCTCGTTCGCGGTCCGCTCTCCGTCCATGCCCCTTGGATTCACCTCGCCCGTGGGGGCGATGCAAGGGAGCAGTCGCGGATGAAGACAGAGCGGATGATGACGGGGCGGGGACTCCAGGGCTTCGCGTGGGTGCTGACGACCCTCGCGATGGCGCTGGGCAGCACCGGTTGCGGCGATGCGTGCGTCGATGATTTCGACTGCCGCGACCAGGGCACCCCCGCCGAGGGACAGCGCTACGCCTGCGTCGAGAACCGTTGCGAGCTGACGTCCAACCCCGTGCCTGATGCGGGCACCGGGAGCGATGCCGGCACGAGCACGGACGCGGGGACGACGACCGACGCGGGCTCGACGGTGGATGCGGGAACAGACGCGGGCACGAGCACGGATGCGGGGACGACCACCGACGCAGGCACTGGCACCGACGCGGGCACGGGCGGTGATGCAGGCACGGCGGCGGACGCGGGCACTGGCACCGATGCAGGTACATCCACCGACGCCGGTTCAGACACGGATGCAGGCACGGACACGGATGCAGGCACGGACACCGACGCCGGAACGGATCCGTGCGCGAGCGCCACGTACGACCCGAAGCTGGGCACGCTCCAGCTCCAGACGGGCTTCGTGGCGGGTGAGTCCGCGCCGCTGCCCGGGGCCGCGGGTCCGGTGGGCGTGACTCCTGGCCCCACGTATTCGCTCTACACGGTGGTGTCGGAGGGCTACGTCGGCCCGCATGCGCTGTACTCACTGGGCACGTGGCCCCAGGTGTCGCTGGGCGCGACGCCGCTGTTCGACGTGGCCGCTCCCTCCGACCGGGGCCCCTCCGCCGCGCTCTTCCTCAGCCCCTTCGTGGAGACGGATGGCCAGCGCGTCCTCACCGGCTACACGAAGTCCGGCGGGGGCTTCCCCGGCTCCGTGGGCGTGTATGACAGCGCCGCGCCGTCCGCTCCCACCTACGTCTCCGCCCCGAGCAACTTCTCCGCGGGCGTCGTGCCGGGCGCGTTCCTCGTCAACGGCGGCGGGCTCGGCACGGTGTCTGCCGGCCTGGGCATCTACGCGCTGAAGACGGACACGTTTACCGCGCTGAAGGTGGGCACGCTGCCTCCGGAGACGGGCGGCAGTGGCTTCACCGCCGTGTCCACCAACGGCGTCGCGATGCTCGGCTACTTCTCCGACGAGACCTTCCTCAACGAGGGCCGCGCGGTAGGCCCCGCGACCATCGCCCAGGCGCTCACCTCCGGCACGCCGTTCGACGTGGCGGCCGCGCCCGCGCTCGACGTGGGCTCCAACTTCGTCGCCGCCTCCGGCCACGGCGAGGGCGTGTCGGTGCTTCGCGGCGACTACGTTCCTCCGAACTACAACTTCGCCGGCACGGACATCTCGCGCTTCGCCTTCACCGTGACGGATGCCGGAGCGACCGTGACCATCGGCGCCCGTCAGCCGGTCCTCGTCTACGTGGACCAGTGCACGAGCGTGACCGGGCTGACCTCCCTCGGCACGGACCTGCTCGTCGGCGTGGATGACAAGAACGGCACGCGCCTGGTGCGCATCCAGCAGGCCCCGCAGGCCCGGTGAGGACGCCCATGACGACCTTTCTTCAGAAGTCGTTCGCGCTGGGCTTCACCGCGCTGCTGGCCGTGGCGTGCGGTGGCGAGGACTGGCAGGACTCCGCCCGGGGACAGCCACTCGTAGGCGATGCGTTCGCGGACCGCATCGTGTCCTTCTCGCCGGGCACCGGCGCCGGGTTCGGCCAGGCCCAGTTGCCGGGCATCGTGCTGGGCGCTCCGCAAGGGGCCGGCGCGGGGTCTGGCTCGCTGGACGTGCTGTCGCTCGGGTTCAACGGCGTCATCGTCCTGGAGTTCACCGACATCGCGGTGACGGACGGGCCGGGCGTGGACCTGCTCGTCTTCGAGAACGCGTTCATCAAGCCCAGCGGCAATCCGTTCGCGGAGACGGGCGTGGTGGCCGTCAGCGACGACGGCGTCAGCTGGCACGAGTTCCCGTGCGCGTCCTCGGACGCGGCGAACAACTACCCGGGCTGCGCGGGCGTCACGCCCGTGTACTCGAGCTCCGCCAATGGCAGCTCGCCCACCGACCCGGCCGTGGCGGGCGGGGACGGCTTCGACCTGGCGGACGTGGGCCTCACCCGCGCCCGCTTCGTGCGCATCCGCGACTCCGGCGCCAACGGCTACGCGGGCACCAGCGGCGGCTTCGACCTGGATGCCGTCGCCGTGGTGAACGGCGTGCAGTTGCCGTAGTCGCGCCGCGAGCACCGGGGCCGTTCTCCAGCGGACGGTCCCGGCGGTCTCGCGCGCCCATACGGTGTGTCCGGGCCGCGCGAGGCTTCCGGGGTGGGGGTTGCGGCATTACATGCGCGCTGTCCCTCCCCCGGATGTGCCTCCATGAACCGTCGTCTCGCTTCCCTCCTCGTGCTGCTGGGCGTCCTGCTCGGCGCGGCCGCCACCTTCCTCGTGCCTTCGGCGGTCTGGGCCCAGACGTCGCGCACCCGGGCCGCGCCACCGAAGGAAGCGCCTCCGCCTCCGCCCGCGCCTCCGCCGGCACCCGCGTACGAGTACACCTTCCTCAAGCGCGAGGGCCCGGACGAGGACCTCGTGGAGCTCCAGCGCCTGGGCGGGGAGGGCTGGCGGGTGGTGTCCACCGTCGTCGTGGATGGCAGCACGCGGCGCTACGTGCTGATGCGTGACCGACGCGCGGAGCCCGCGCCGCATTGACTTTGCCTCGGGGCCGCCATAGTCCCGCCCCGTCATCGATGTCTTCACGCCATGGGGCGTGAGGGCTTCCAGGGAACCCGGTGTGAGTCCGGGACTGCCCCGCAGCGGTGAGCAGGAGCGGCGTTCACACGAACCCCGTTCCCGCGAGTCCGAAGACCTGGCGATGATCCGGTGTCCTCCCCACGGAGGACCTGGCGACAGACCGGAACCTCCGCGGGGAGCTGACGGCGAAGGCAGGCCTCCAGGGCGCGACATGCGCCTGGGGGTCCGGTGCCTCGCGTCCGTGCCGCCCTCCGCCAGGGGAATGCCTTCTTCCGCCAGCGTGCGGGAAGGCCAGGAGCGAGGACGCGATGCGGACCGACATGAAGCGGATGGGCACGAAGGGCCAGCGCGCGGCGCTGATGGGCGCCCTGCTGGCGGTGGTGCTGGGCGGCACGGGCTGCGGCGAGGAGTGCGTGGACGCCTTCGACTGCCGCGACAAGGGCACGCCCCCGGAGGGCCAGGTCTGGTCCTGCGTCGAGCAGAAGTGCACCCAGGTCACCATCTCCCTCGGGGAGGATGACGCGGGCACCGATGCCGGCACCGGCACGGACGCGGGCACCGGCAACGACGGTGGCACCGGGACGGATGCGGGCACGGACGGTGGCACCGGCACGGACGGTGGCACCGGCACGGACGGCGGCACGGCCTCTTGCGGCCCGCTGCCTCGCGAGTCGGTGCTGGGCACGCTCCAGCTCCAGACGGGCTTCAGCGTCGGGGAGTCCGCGCCCCTGTCCACGGAGGTGATCGCGGTGGTGTCCACGCCCGGTCCCACGTACTCGCTCTTCGGGCTGCGCCAGACGGCCACGGGCCGCGACGTCTTCTCGCTGGGCACCTGGCCGGACGTGATGCTGGGAAGCTCGGCGCTCGACACGGTGCTGGCGCCCGCGGACCGCTCCAACGCGGCCGGCACCTTCCCGTCCTACTTCCTGGCCCATGACGGCACGCGCCTGCTCGCGGGCTACACGAAGAGCGGCTTCCCCGCCCCGGGCTCCGTCGCGGTGGTGGATGCGGCCGCGCGAGCCGCGACGGACTACCTCAACGCGCCGGACAACTACACCGCCGTGGGCACCACGGACGCGTTCTTCATCAATGGCGGCGGCCTGGACACGGTGTCGGAGGGCAAGGGCATCTACGCGCTGGTGACCTCCGCCAAGCCCTACGCCGCGGTGAAGGTGGTGGACTTCCCGGCGCAGGTGGGCGCCAGCGGCTTCTCCGCCATCGCGAGCAACAACATCACGGTGTTCGGCTACGCGCTGCCGGACACGTACGTGAACGTGGCCTACGCCGTGGCCTACGCGAAGCTGGGCGAGGCGCTGGCCTCGCGCACGCCGGTGGTGCTCACGGACGAGCCGAAGGTGGACGTGGGCACGGACTTCAACGCCGCCGCGGGCTTCGGCAACGGCGTGGCGATGGCGCGCGGCGCCTACGGTGCCTCCTTCAACTTCGAGGTCACCGACGTGTCGCGCTTCTCGCTCACCCCGGGCCTGGGCGGTGGCCAGCCCATCAGCGTGGGCACCCGCGAGCCGGTGCTCACCGCCACGGACGCGTGCACGAGCGTGAACCTGCTGTCGTCGCTGGGCTCGGACCTGCTCGTGGGCGTGACGGACGTCAACGGCCGCCGCCTCGTGCGCATCCGGCAGGGCCAGTGATGAAGCGCCCGCTGCTCGCGCTCGGCGCGCTGCTGGCCCTGGGCGCGTGCACGGGCGACTCCGAACCCGTCCCCATGCCTGATGGTGAAGTCCTGGACGCCGGCACCGCGGATGCCGGCGTCCCCGACGCGGGGACGGAGGCCGACGCGGGGACGGACGCCGACGCGGG contains the following coding sequences:
- a CDS encoding MXAN_6577-like cysteine-rich protein gives rise to the protein MSRPLLDARLALLLSVLAAVVLTGCPEEKVLCTSGLNVCGAECVDLQGDPSNCGACGAACGAGETCQAGVCGCQPGTDVCGDACVALASDALNCGACGAACPSGQVCESGTCREGCSAGAERCGDSCVVLTNDPLNCGACGAVCPDVQSCHAGRCMYDVVTACFTNGQLVGIQAGTDRMGPRRQFGSGVQALAAWDGVVLAADAARSVLSQAPAGALGTMVEEDSLGAVAASPNDILVAPPYVYVLDSVNNTLQVLKREGAAQGGGLGLRTVGQVNLGANTSPQVLTKRGDTLYIPLFGTAGSDFRQGNAVARVNVSDPEHPRLVDTVALTGLDLKSFDGGTTMALPYAAVSVDAGVYVALTNLNPANDYLPNGPGMLARIDPADGGVKAIDLGAKDCLNAGDVQAVGDQLVVSCLGEAVFDTAGGYRAKAVRATGLVLVKDDKPVSSYALSPGCTGGPENGCDLAVGGRLAVVGNAVYVTDVNAGRVFVVEVRDGRLVERRGNSTPEAKGPALDACPVDARRGVSNAIDITAVP
- a CDS encoding cell surface protein, which translates into the protein MTTFLQKSFALGFTALLAVACGGEDWQDSARGQPLVGDAFADRIVSFSPGTGAGFGQAQLPGIVLGAPQGAGAGSGSLDVLSLGFNGVIVLEFTDIAVTDGPGVDLLVFENAFIKPSGNPFAETGVVAVSDDGVSWHEFPCASSDAANNYPGCAGVTPVYSSSANGSSPTDPAVAGGDGFDLADVGLTRARFVRIRDSGANGYAGTSGGFDLDAVAVVNGVQLP